In Babylonia areolata isolate BAREFJ2019XMU chromosome 10, ASM4173473v1, whole genome shotgun sequence, the following proteins share a genomic window:
- the LOC143286679 gene encoding glycosyl hydrolase YngK-like isoform X1, whose protein sequence is MTAVSSRAAVNQSATRCADRFSCGSSMERSLCFLTALCCLCCVGWSHAEYVTNRGAMDGVEREFRAVWVATVANIDWPSSGQDPSSKQRQDLVDLLDTLKDLHFNAVIFQVRPAADAFYSSPYDPWSIYLTGRQGQAPHPFWDPLATAVTEAHARGMELHAWFNPYRAKAGSTSLTDLAPQHMARQLPQDAHPYGPNLWMDPGSRAVQNRTLDTILHVVTHYDIDGVHFDDYFYPYPEQDQDFPDDATYQAYVAEGGRLSRALWRHHNVDGLVQEVSRRIKDVRPWVKFGISPFGIWMSGQPSGVVGFSSNTGQYADSRKWLAEGWVDYLAPQLYWEIDPPRQSFTALSDWWIQQNSRGRHLYMGCATYRTATGDRHWPVSEIERQVRETRSRRNESDLGNIFFSAKYYRDNTGGIADLFRDSVYPRPALAPTMPWLRSDVPTLSTPDVTVQSGVVSWTTSADPAGKLRAFAVYRQEGGGAWHPLHVLGTHTRSIQLSPGRYGVTAVDRLGRESAPHLVLVESPLVG, encoded by the exons ATGACAGCCGTGTCGAGTCGTGCAGCTGTCAATCAGTCAGCCACTCGGTGTGCAGACAGGTTTTCCTGTGGCTCCAGCATGGAGCGGTCCTTGTGTTTCCTGACGGCTCTGTGCTGCCTTTGTTGTGTCGGCTGGTCACATGCTGAGTATGTCACAA ACCGGGGGGCCATGGACGGCGTGGAGCGGGAGTTCCGGGCCGTGTGGGTGGCCACAGTGGCCAACATTGACTGGCCGTCCTCCGGCCAGGACCCGTCCTCCAAACAGCGTCAGGACCTGGTGGACCTTCTGGACACCCTCAAGGACCTCCACTTCAACGCCGTCATCTTCCAG GTCCGCCCAGCTGCCGACGCTTTCTACTCCAGCCCCTACGACCCGTGGAGCATCTACCTGACGGGGCGACAAGGACAGGCCCCTCATCCCTTCTGGGACCCCCTGGCCACTGCCGTCACTGAGGCACATGCCCGGGGCATGGAGCTGCACGCCTGGTTCAATCCTTACAG GGCCAAGGCGGGGTCCACCAGCCTGACAGACCTGGCCCCTCAGCACATGGCGAGGCAGCTGCCCCAGGACGCCCACCCGTACGGCCCCAACCTGTGGATGGACCCCGGGTCCCGGGCCGTGCAGAACAGAACGCTGGACACCATCCTGCACGTCGTCACCCACTACGACATTGACGGCGTTCACTTCGATGACTACTTCTATCCCTACCCGGAGCAAGACCAGGACTTTCCGGACGACGCCACGTACCAGGCCTACGTGGCTGAGGGGGGGCGTTTGTCACGTGCCCTGTGGCGTCATCACAACGTGGACGGTCTGGTCCAGGAGGTGTCCCGGAGGATCAAGGACGTGCGGCCCTGGGTCAAGTTCGGCATCAGTCCTTTCGGCATCTGGATGTCCGGCCAGCCCAGCGGGGTTGTGGGCTTCTCGTCCAATACAG GGCAGTACGCGGACAGCCGGAAGTGGCtggcggaggggtgggtggaCTACCTGGCCCCCCAGCTGTACTGGGAGATCGACCCCCCCAGGCAGAGCTTCACGGCGCTTTCAGACTGGTGGATCCAGCAGAACTCCAGGGGCAGACATCTCTACATGGGCTGCGCCACCTACCGGACAGCCACAGGGGACAGGCACTGGCCCGTCTCCGAGATTGAGAGACAG GTGAGAGAGACCCGTAGCCGGAGAAACGAGAGCGACCTGGGCAACATTTTCTTCAGTGCCAAGTACTACCGAGACAACACAGGGGGCATCGCGGACCTGTTCAGAGACAGCGTgtacccccgccccgccctcgcCCCAACCATGCCCTGGCTGCGTTCAGATGTGCCCACCTTGTCCACACCAGATGTCACCGTTCAGTCAG GCGTGGTGTCATGGACGACCTCAGCGGACCCTGCAGGCAAACTGCGGGCCTTCGCCGTGTAccggcaggaggggggaggggcatggcaCCCGCTGCACGTGCTGGGCACGCACACCCGCAGCATACAGCTGAGCCCCGGGCGGTACGGCGTCACTGCTGTGGACAGACTGGGCAGGGAGAGTGCCCCGCACCTGGTCCTTGTCGAGTCGCCCCTCGTGGGATGA
- the LOC143286679 gene encoding glycosyl hydrolase YngK-like isoform X2 has protein sequence MDGVEREFRAVWVATVANIDWPSSGQDPSSKQRQDLVDLLDTLKDLHFNAVIFQVRPAADAFYSSPYDPWSIYLTGRQGQAPHPFWDPLATAVTEAHARGMELHAWFNPYRAKAGSTSLTDLAPQHMARQLPQDAHPYGPNLWMDPGSRAVQNRTLDTILHVVTHYDIDGVHFDDYFYPYPEQDQDFPDDATYQAYVAEGGRLSRALWRHHNVDGLVQEVSRRIKDVRPWVKFGISPFGIWMSGQPSGVVGFSSNTGQYADSRKWLAEGWVDYLAPQLYWEIDPPRQSFTALSDWWIQQNSRGRHLYMGCATYRTATGDRHWPVSEIERQVRETRSRRNESDLGNIFFSAKYYRDNTGGIADLFRDSVYPRPALAPTMPWLRSDVPTLSTPDVTVQSGVVSWTTSADPAGKLRAFAVYRQEGGGAWHPLHVLGTHTRSIQLSPGRYGVTAVDRLGRESAPHLVLVESPLVG, from the exons ATGGACGGCGTGGAGCGGGAGTTCCGGGCCGTGTGGGTGGCCACAGTGGCCAACATTGACTGGCCGTCCTCCGGCCAGGACCCGTCCTCCAAACAGCGTCAGGACCTGGTGGACCTTCTGGACACCCTCAAGGACCTCCACTTCAACGCCGTCATCTTCCAG GTCCGCCCAGCTGCCGACGCTTTCTACTCCAGCCCCTACGACCCGTGGAGCATCTACCTGACGGGGCGACAAGGACAGGCCCCTCATCCCTTCTGGGACCCCCTGGCCACTGCCGTCACTGAGGCACATGCCCGGGGCATGGAGCTGCACGCCTGGTTCAATCCTTACAG GGCCAAGGCGGGGTCCACCAGCCTGACAGACCTGGCCCCTCAGCACATGGCGAGGCAGCTGCCCCAGGACGCCCACCCGTACGGCCCCAACCTGTGGATGGACCCCGGGTCCCGGGCCGTGCAGAACAGAACGCTGGACACCATCCTGCACGTCGTCACCCACTACGACATTGACGGCGTTCACTTCGATGACTACTTCTATCCCTACCCGGAGCAAGACCAGGACTTTCCGGACGACGCCACGTACCAGGCCTACGTGGCTGAGGGGGGGCGTTTGTCACGTGCCCTGTGGCGTCATCACAACGTGGACGGTCTGGTCCAGGAGGTGTCCCGGAGGATCAAGGACGTGCGGCCCTGGGTCAAGTTCGGCATCAGTCCTTTCGGCATCTGGATGTCCGGCCAGCCCAGCGGGGTTGTGGGCTTCTCGTCCAATACAG GGCAGTACGCGGACAGCCGGAAGTGGCtggcggaggggtgggtggaCTACCTGGCCCCCCAGCTGTACTGGGAGATCGACCCCCCCAGGCAGAGCTTCACGGCGCTTTCAGACTGGTGGATCCAGCAGAACTCCAGGGGCAGACATCTCTACATGGGCTGCGCCACCTACCGGACAGCCACAGGGGACAGGCACTGGCCCGTCTCCGAGATTGAGAGACAG GTGAGAGAGACCCGTAGCCGGAGAAACGAGAGCGACCTGGGCAACATTTTCTTCAGTGCCAAGTACTACCGAGACAACACAGGGGGCATCGCGGACCTGTTCAGAGACAGCGTgtacccccgccccgccctcgcCCCAACCATGCCCTGGCTGCGTTCAGATGTGCCCACCTTGTCCACACCAGATGTCACCGTTCAGTCAG GCGTGGTGTCATGGACGACCTCAGCGGACCCTGCAGGCAAACTGCGGGCCTTCGCCGTGTAccggcaggaggggggaggggcatggcaCCCGCTGCACGTGCTGGGCACGCACACCCGCAGCATACAGCTGAGCCCCGGGCGGTACGGCGTCACTGCTGTGGACAGACTGGGCAGGGAGAGTGCCCCGCACCTGGTCCTTGTCGAGTCGCCCCTCGTGGGATGA